From one uncultured Methanobrevibacter sp. genomic stretch:
- a CDS encoding response regulator: MISEDNGAARTILIVEDESIIALNLKYDLEDLGYDVIGVVDTGDDAIDNAVEFRPDLTIMDINLKGDINGIQAAKKILALDLAVIYLTANTDDITFNESLSTSPASSFIPKPYDINTLSKNVALAINRQSVESEKVNEARGIAKDKDAPKEETLQLEGGESELLESGDEKTDYQNYLRYADLQKKAKEEYQLSDNAIRHYKSKDPDSKEKIIVVEDEAITAMNLKYDLEDMGYEVLDTIDTGSEAIEKAEELYPDLVLMDIQLKGDIDGIEAAKEISEMGIPVVFLTANTDDDTSFKALKTAPYGYIPKPYSLQQLEMTVAVALRKHEEDIKTIIKTEDKVSEKNKELIIEKTDVAIIVGISIILIVESLIMRNVTWLQWILFIPSAIMIFLALVSLKKQDPVKEWDVPPFVTLIVPAHNEEHTIAETATSLASIDYYYNGEVNFELIVCNDGSEDRTGEVLEGLKDKFPHLKIITRVPPRSGKGKGFVLNDALEISKGDVVAVFDADAKVEPDFLNIIIPYLNDPEVQGVQARIKMYNKDENWLTYMQHVELAGFGNIVRAKDILGKAGFLGGNGQLVKKEAIYGGGGWDGFAITEDLNLSVKLMIEGYAIRYCGETWVYQEAVPTWRQLFRQRARWAIGNFETLFIYGIKIIRSPMPVFRMFGVLEHVAFYGLNMLVFFGFIVFAVNLIGWFLLHNVTIIRMDAPLIIGILSAFGFFPGAVITLSRDRVGFFKLIYGVVGYWLYCFHLIPLFFITSYQMLTRKERTWAKTVHTGDDEVEDAVGEDIPVGEIGESEALR; the protein is encoded by the coding sequence TTGATTAGTGAAGACAATGGAGCTGCTAGAACAATACTGATTGTTGAAGATGAATCCATCATTGCTTTAAACCTTAAGTATGATCTTGAGGATTTGGGATATGATGTTATCGGCGTTGTTGATACTGGTGATGATGCAATCGATAATGCAGTTGAATTCCGTCCTGATTTGACTATTATGGACATAAATCTTAAGGGAGATATTAACGGTATTCAGGCAGCCAAAAAGATTCTTGCACTGGACCTTGCAGTCATTTATCTGACTGCAAACACAGATGATATCACGTTCAATGAATCGTTGTCGACGTCTCCGGCATCTTCATTCATTCCAAAGCCGTATGACATAAACACGTTATCAAAAAATGTTGCTCTGGCTATAAACAGACAGTCTGTTGAATCAGAAAAGGTAAATGAAGCAAGAGGAATAGCCAAGGACAAGGATGCTCCTAAAGAGGAAACACTTCAGCTTGAAGGTGGTGAAAGTGAACTTCTGGAGTCCGGGGATGAAAAAACAGATTATCAAAATTATCTTCGCTACGCTGATTTGCAAAAGAAGGCAAAAGAGGAGTATCAGCTATCAGACAATGCAATAAGACACTACAAATCAAAAGATCCTGATTCAAAGGAAAAAATCATAGTGGTTGAAGACGAGGCAATCACTGCCATGAACCTTAAGTATGATCTTGAGGATATGGGTTATGAGGTTCTTGACACAATTGATACCGGTTCTGAAGCAATCGAAAAGGCAGAGGAACTCTATCCTGATTTGGTTTTGATGGATATTCAGCTTAAGGGAGATATTGACGGTATTGAAGCTGCCAAGGAAATAAGTGAAATGGGTATTCCTGTTGTATTTCTGACTGCAAACACTGATGATGACACATCATTCAAGGCACTTAAAACCGCTCCTTACGGATATATTCCAAAGCCATATTCGCTCCAGCAGCTTGAAATGACAGTTGCAGTAGCATTGAGAAAGCATGAGGAAGACATAAAGACAATAATCAAAACAGAAGACAAGGTTTCAGAAAAAAACAAGGAACTCATAATTGAAAAGACAGATGTGGCCATAATAGTCGGTATCAGCATAATTCTCATTGTTGAAAGCCTTATCATGAGAAACGTCACATGGCTTCAGTGGATTTTATTCATCCCGTCAGCAATCATGATATTTTTGGCATTGGTCAGTCTCAAAAAGCAGGATCCTGTCAAGGAATGGGACGTTCCTCCATTCGTTACACTTATTGTTCCTGCACACAATGAAGAGCACACAATTGCCGAAACTGCAACCAGCCTTGCATCAATTGACTATTACTACAACGGAGAGGTCAACTTCGAGCTCATCGTATGTAACGACGGGTCTGAAGACAGAACAGGTGAAGTGCTTGAGGGGCTGAAGGACAAGTTTCCTCATCTAAAAATCATTACCCGTGTGCCTCCACGTTCCGGAAAGGGTAAAGGTTTTGTTTTAAATGATGCTCTTGAAATATCCAAAGGTGATGTTGTAGCAGTATTTGACGCAGATGCAAAGGTTGAGCCTGATTTTTTAAATATCATCATACCTTACCTTAACGATCCTGAAGTTCAGGGAGTGCAGGCACGTATCAAAATGTATAATAAGGATGAAAACTGGCTTACCTACATGCAGCATGTGGAACTGGCCGGTTTCGGAAACATCGTCCGTGCAAAGGATATACTGGGCAAGGCCGGATTTTTAGGAGGAAACGGTCAGCTGGTTAAAAAGGAAGCTATCTACGGCGGTGGAGGCTGGGACGGTTTTGCAATTACAGAAGATTTGAATTTAAGCGTAAAACTAATGATAGAAGGTTATGCAATCAGGTACTGCGGTGAAACATGGGTTTACCAGGAAGCGGTTCCTACATGGAGACAGCTTTTCCGTCAGCGAGCCAGATGGGCTATCGGAAACTTTGAAACTCTATTTATTTACGGAATTAAAATCATACGCTCTCCGATGCCAGTATTCAGAATGTTCGGAGTTTTAGAACACGTTGCATTCTACGGTCTTAACATGCTTGTGTTTTTCGGATTTATCGTATTTGCAGTCAATCTTATCGGATGGTTCCTTCTCCATAATGTGACAATAATAAGAATGGATGCTCCTTTAATTATCGGAATTCTTTCAGCATTCGGATTTTTCCCTGGAGCTGTTATCACCTTGAGCCGTGACAGGGTAGGGTTTTTCAAGCTGATTTATGGAGTTGTAGGATACTGGCTTTACTGTTTCCATTTAATTCCATTGTTTTTCATAACATCCTATCAGATGCTTACAAGAAAGGAAAGAACCTGGGCAAAAACAGTCCACACAGGTGATGATGAAGTTGAAGACGCAGTCGGTGAAGACATTCCAGTCGGTGAAATAGGAGAAAGCGAGGCGTTAAGATGA
- a CDS encoding AMP-binding protein has translation MEYCDIKFLLNFDEYEFSSLDDVLKSSKSFLNWKFDENFNAYNSDEEIDYEITDVSGLENKAVENIKSSFFSSAFYNVIDIPLYKFLVLKNNKKLTLLANISSLIFDYTSINDFYQLFYKQNKSHKYNDLNSYYSSINDYLNSPDFDNDSHYWQKQITDSSSYLKFYKLNKSNYKSRIITIPEDSVISYTDSHECSVFDFYASIFSLYLSYVDRLEGCFIKTVNPRSKSGSDIFDKNIILKIHTDNEFSFDELLDEFNLSFNNALSHTKVNTDNYLDEDVYYSVYDFSNFNENIEVYNGDGSALTLNIYENSIKLVYNADLFSDIYIEHMVKNIESLINEVLNSHDKPLSEIDVLSDEEKTLLSDYCRGMTADVNDEDFFSVIFRKHALNNPEAMAVDDGDTQISYGELEKSTNSIAYDLKENYNICKGSRVALILPRNYHFPQLAISLNKIGAAFIPVDPIYPLKRIKHMLEIADADYIITTEEFKDLYDFKIDTICIEELNDDDDVDLKITCDAEDLFFIAFTSGTTGIPKGVMIKNSQYPGLCVSFKNTFNFSYGDVSGCYLSFSFIASCLVYVTFFMGGCCRIFNEKEQKDSLALVKTLKETHMNNIFLPPSVGIPIFENEDINLDYLVFAGAKLNELTKKDTHTQIINFYGTTEIVFGVTKVYNLNDIKPDRVPIGRPVSNTWVYILDKNNRQMPIGVPGEICVSSKYISPGYVNDPEMTKEVFVANPYSTCKDNEIMYRTGDIGFYNFDGEIEIIGREDDQLSVRGFRIEYGEILNVIDNFDEITDVYIDVEKDNLIAYYTSEDDFDIEKLKEELKNELPYYMLPSLFIKLDKIPLNLNGKIDKSALKTVLNHEDIEIADEILASVVDAFKEVLNADYVLIDDDFVSMGGNSLSAMKLQLLLKEKFAIHFSSNELIALSTPQEISDNIKFNLGVHTSYDEDKYSFDESCPLSESQLNVYLDENINSMGTAYNNPFKIAFKNRYSAGEIKNALIKLFEAFPVLKARVVNRDVLSLAFDANPEIRKGSIKDMDSFVKAFDTDKTLSRFLIVEDNESVILCADFHHLIFDGTSLNVLLDKFTSFLNGDEFNTDNGILRQTSFEESLDLIYMDNAQKFFDEMLADRDEVYELLPSKKTEKSESEFIDTFDIDVESLKEFMQNHSLTYNQFFASVFAYTLSRFAGSEKVLFNLVEDGRGHIDLSESVGMFVKTLPVLMDCRNQDTDSFFRYSSGLINSVMKYDLYPFRVLAKEYDLNSNIFFQYSHNLFSNVINNDYNYNISELDHDLVADLSFFIFNNDNRFTVRLLYSELYSESFVKHFVESFKLILHEITDVKELKDINYTSEDDIELLDLYNQTEHNLEYGDVLDAFNDNLAKNPNNKLISMEDRAYSYAESAYVANKIGEKLIEMGVNSDD, from the coding sequence ATGGAATATTGTGATATTAAATTTTTATTAAATTTTGATGAATATGAATTTTCTTCACTTGACGATGTTTTAAAAAGTTCTAAAAGTTTTTTAAACTGGAAATTTGATGAAAATTTTAATGCATATAATAGTGATGAGGAAATTGATTATGAGATAACTGACGTTTCCGGTTTGGAAAATAAAGCAGTTGAAAATATTAAATCTTCATTTTTCAGTTCTGCATTTTACAATGTTATCGATATTCCTCTCTATAAGTTCCTGGTTTTAAAAAATAATAAAAAATTAACACTTTTAGCAAATATTTCATCATTAATATTTGACTATACATCAATAAATGATTTTTATCAGTTATTTTATAAACAGAATAAATCTCACAAATACAATGATTTGAATTCCTATTATAGTTCTATTAATGATTATTTAAATTCCCCTGATTTTGATAATGATTCACATTACTGGCAGAAGCAGATTACTGATTCAAGCAGTTATCTTAAATTCTACAAATTAAACAAAAGCAATTATAAAAGCAGGATTATCACTATCCCAGAAGATTCAGTAATTTCTTATACTGACAGTCATGAATGTTCGGTATTTGATTTTTACGCAAGCATATTTTCACTGTATCTCTCTTACGTGGACAGACTTGAAGGATGTTTTATTAAAACTGTCAATCCCCGCAGCAAATCCGGCTCAGACATATTTGATAAAAATATCATATTGAAAATACACACAGACAATGAGTTTTCCTTCGATGAGCTTCTAGATGAATTCAATTTGTCTTTTAACAATGCTTTAAGTCACACTAAAGTTAATACGGACAATTATCTGGATGAAGATGTCTACTATTCTGTTTATGACTTCAGCAATTTTAATGAAAATATTGAAGTTTACAACGGCGACGGTTCAGCTTTAACATTGAACATTTATGAAAATTCCATTAAACTCGTTTATAACGCTGATCTCTTTTCAGACATTTACATCGAGCATATGGTAAAAAATATTGAATCACTGATCAATGAAGTTTTAAATTCACATGATAAGCCATTATCTGAGATTGATGTTCTCTCAGATGAAGAAAAAACACTGCTTTCAGATTACTGCAGGGGAATGACTGCTGATGTCAATGATGAAGATTTTTTCTCAGTAATCTTTCGAAAACATGCACTGAACAATCCCGAAGCCATGGCTGTAGATGACGGTGACACTCAAATTTCTTACGGAGAGCTTGAAAAATCCACCAATTCCATTGCATATGATTTAAAAGAAAACTACAATATTTGCAAGGGAAGCCGTGTTGCTTTAATTCTTCCCCGCAATTATCACTTTCCGCAACTTGCCATATCCTTAAATAAAATTGGAGCGGCATTTATTCCAGTCGACCCTATATATCCACTCAAACGCATAAAACATATGCTTGAAATTGCCGATGCAGATTATATCATTACCACTGAAGAATTTAAGGATTTGTATGATTTTAAAATAGATACAATCTGCATTGAAGAGTTAAATGACGATGATGATGTTGATTTAAAAATCACATGTGACGCAGAAGACTTGTTTTTCATCGCATTTACATCAGGAACTACAGGCATTCCCAAAGGAGTAATGATTAAAAACAGTCAGTATCCGGGATTATGCGTTTCATTTAAAAACACCTTTAATTTCTCATATGGTGATGTTTCAGGCTGTTATCTCAGTTTCAGTTTTATTGCATCATGCCTGGTTTACGTAACATTTTTCATGGGCGGATGCTGCAGAATATTCAATGAAAAAGAACAGAAAGACAGCTTAGCTCTGGTAAAAACCCTTAAAGAAACTCATATGAACAATATATTTTTACCGCCAAGTGTAGGCATTCCTATTTTTGAAAATGAGGATATAAATCTGGATTATCTTGTTTTTGCAGGTGCAAAATTAAATGAACTGACTAAAAAAGATACCCACACACAGATAATTAACTTTTACGGAACTACCGAAATTGTTTTTGGTGTTACAAAAGTCTATAATCTGAATGATATTAAACCGGACAGAGTGCCGATTGGCCGGCCGGTAAGCAATACCTGGGTTTATATTCTTGATAAAAACAATAGGCAGATGCCAATTGGAGTTCCGGGTGAAATATGCGTTTCAAGCAAATATATAAGTCCGGGATATGTAAATGATCCTGAGATGACCAAAGAGGTTTTTGTAGCCAACCCCTATTCCACATGCAAAGACAATGAAATAATGTATCGTACAGGAGATATCGGATTTTATAACTTTGACGGTGAAATTGAAATTATAGGCCGTGAAGATGACCAGCTGTCCGTTAGAGGTTTTCGTATTGAATATGGTGAAATATTAAATGTTATAGATAACTTTGATGAAATTACCGACGTTTATATTGATGTGGAAAAGGATAATTTAATCGCATATTATACCTCAGAAGATGATTTTGATATCGAAAAGCTGAAAGAGGAACTTAAAAATGAACTGCCTTACTATATGCTTCCGTCTCTTTTTATTAAATTAGACAAAATTCCTTTAAATCTCAACGGAAAAATTGATAAATCTGCATTAAAAACAGTTTTAAATCATGAGGATATAGAAATTGCAGATGAAATTCTCGCATCTGTAGTTGACGCTTTTAAGGAAGTTTTAAATGCTGATTATGTTTTAATTGACGATGATTTTGTTTCCATGGGAGGAAATTCATTATCTGCAATGAAACTGCAGCTGTTATTGAAAGAAAAATTCGCCATTCATTTCTCTTCAAATGAACTGATTGCACTTTCCACACCTCAGGAGATTTCAGATAACATTAAATTCAATTTAGGTGTTCACACATCTTATGATGAAGACAAATATTCCTTTGATGAGTCATGTCCGCTGTCTGAATCACAGTTAAACGTTTATCTTGATGAAAACATTAACTCTATGGGTACGGCATATAACAATCCGTTTAAAATAGCTTTCAAAAACAGATATTCCGCCGGTGAAATTAAAAATGCATTAATAAAATTATTTGAAGCGTTTCCTGTTTTGAAAGCCCGTGTTGTAAATAGAGACGTTTTATCCTTGGCATTTGATGCAAATCCCGAGATTAGAAAAGGATCTATAAAGGATATGGATTCTTTTGTAAAAGCGTTTGATACTGACAAAACACTATCCCGATTTTTAATTGTAGAAGATAACGAATCCGTCATATTATGCGCTGATTTTCATCATTTGATTTTTGACGGTACTTCACTGAATGTTCTTTTAGACAAGTTTACATCCTTTTTAAACGGCGATGAATTCAACACCGATAATGGAATTTTAAGACAAACATCATTTGAAGAATCCTTAGATTTAATCTATATGGACAATGCTCAGAAATTCTTTGACGAAATGCTGGCAGATAGAGATGAAGTTTATGAACTGCTGCCTTCAAAGAAAACTGAAAAAAGCGAGTCCGAATTTATTGACACTTTTGATATTGATGTGGAATCCTTAAAAGAGTTTATGCAAAATCACTCACTAACATACAATCAGTTTTTCGCCAGTGTCTTTGCATACACGTTATCCAGATTTGCAGGCTCTGAAAAAGTTCTCTTCAATCTTGTTGAGGACGGCAGAGGCCATATTGACCTGTCCGAGTCTGTAGGAATGTTTGTTAAAACACTGCCTGTTCTTATGGACTGCAGAAATCAGGACACTGATTCATTTTTCAGATATTCATCAGGTTTAATTAATTCTGTAATGAAGTATGATTTGTATCCTTTCCGTGTTTTAGCCAAGGAATATGATTTAAATTCAAATATATTCTTCCAGTACTCCCATAATCTTTTCAGCAACGTAATCAATAATGATTATAATTATAACATTTCTGAGCTGGACCACGATTTGGTTGCTGATTTATCATTTTTCATTTTTAACAATGACAACAGATTCACTGTAAGGCTTTTATATTCAGAGTTATACTCAGAAAGTTTCGTCAAACATTTTGTTGAATCATTCAAGTTAATATTGCATGAAATAACTGATGTTAAAGAGTTAAAAGACATAAACTATACCTCTGAAGATGATATTGAACTATTGGATTTATATAATCAGACAGAGCATAATCTGGAATACGGGGATGTTTTAGATGCATTCAATGATAATCTGGCGAAAAATCCAAACAATAAGCTTATATCCATGGAGGATAGAGCTTACAGTTATGCCGAATCCGCTTATGTGGCAAATAAAATAGGTGAAAAGTTAATTGAAATGGGCGTCAATTCAGATGATT
- a CDS encoding zinc ribbon domain-containing protein, which produces MVSCPNCEEKSRDTFKYCRKCGSALNGEVVGDFKTDMLNVFRHDDGYIYVFAVKGNQEVIKADTLEELEEKVRDKKYPWEFRDWKNSITHSKPETHPSPKFTTSFLKASSLKEPEIIPTSSTRQNVQKDDDESYVPDYEVSRVVETSTDFSNVKAKRNPNRDSTIAESEISTEFGIRGVFRHDGKWAFRTDETSYAIHDDTLKGLKLKVESKGYGWQITDSDLADAYFDEEKLKSRLNDERILKEREENEEFWQEKQKLVKEFSKKRQEEIEKKLTDKNMDNMLR; this is translated from the coding sequence ATGGTTAGTTGCCCAAATTGTGAAGAAAAGTCAAGAGACACTTTTAAATATTGCAGGAAATGCGGATCTGCGCTCAATGGAGAAGTTGTTGGAGATTTCAAAACAGACATGCTTAATGTATTCAGGCATGATGACGGATATATTTACGTCTTTGCCGTTAAAGGAAATCAGGAAGTCATAAAAGCCGATACTTTAGAGGAGCTTGAAGAGAAAGTCCGTGATAAGAAATATCCGTGGGAGTTTAGAGACTGGAAAAACAGCATCACACATTCAAAGCCGGAAACCCATCCGTCTCCCAAGTTCACCACCAGCTTTCTTAAGGCAAGCAGCTTAAAGGAGCCTGAAATCATTCCAACATCATCAACAAGGCAAAACGTCCAGAAGGATGATGATGAAAGTTATGTTCCGGATTATGAAGTTTCACGTGTTGTTGAAACTTCAACTGACTTTTCCAATGTCAAAGCCAAAAGAAATCCCAACAGGGACTCAACAATTGCAGAAAGTGAAATATCAACCGAGTTCGGCATTAGGGGAGTATTCAGACACGACGGAAAATGGGCGTTTCGAACCGATGAAACCTCATATGCAATCCATGACGATACCCTTAAAGGCCTTAAATTAAAAGTTGAATCCAAAGGCTATGGCTGGCAGATTACAGACAGTGACCTTGCTGATGCATACTTTGATGAAGAAAAGCTAAAATCCAGGTTGAATGATGAGAGAATCCTTAAGGAACGAGAAGAAAACGAGGAATTCTGGCAGGAAAAACAGAAACTGGTTAAGGAGTTTTCCAAAAAAAGACAGGAGGAAATCGAAAAGAAACTGACCGATAAGAACATGGACAATATGCTTAGATAA
- a CDS encoding tetratricopeptide repeat protein, which translates to MMNPLNIPDDYLISDNEDKITYSFNLTIVTGEDKVKFCINDCETSFMNPDDRFIRRIQFENLNFCFLAQHIEHEIRIKNILDDAVSYLGHEKYSKAIALLDDVIYYDSDYAEAILYKSKAFYGQGHFVKSLRHYKKAVKADGSLKDIEYHKLLLKKSSQERDNFPKIKRNIYAGDEYFAKGEFKKALESYDKALVNPTKFKDKILSKLLNKKATALLKLEKREDALECFKRSFKINRNDYANFNIGILEYELNGCVPDEFKKPLKISKSQLIKKASVLNQAGEFSLALTCLDEYFENQFFVDEIYIKALKLRLSLLKALEMDTDDCERLIFSLNKYFNR; encoded by the coding sequence ATGATGAATCCGCTTAACATTCCCGATGATTATCTGATTTCAGATAACGAAGACAAAATAACATATAGCTTTAATCTGACAATAGTGACTGGTGAAGATAAGGTTAAATTCTGCATTAATGACTGCGAAACTTCTTTTATGAATCCTGATGACAGATTTATCCGTCGTATTCAATTTGAAAATCTCAATTTCTGCTTTCTGGCACAACACATTGAACATGAAATCAGAATCAAAAACATTTTAGATGATGCAGTAAGCTATTTGGGTCATGAAAAATACTCAAAGGCCATAGCTCTTCTCGATGATGTAATATACTATGATTCAGATTATGCTGAGGCAATACTGTATAAATCAAAGGCATTCTATGGTCAGGGACATTTTGTAAAATCCCTCAGGCACTATAAAAAAGCCGTTAAAGCAGACGGATCTCTAAAAGACATTGAATATCACAAACTGCTTTTGAAAAAGTCTTCACAGGAAAGGGACAATTTCCCGAAAATCAAAAGAAATATCTATGCGGGAGATGAGTATTTTGCAAAAGGAGAGTTTAAAAAAGCATTGGAGTCCTATGACAAGGCACTGGTCAATCCGACCAAATTCAAGGATAAGATTCTCTCAAAATTGTTGAATAAAAAGGCAACTGCTCTTCTAAAACTGGAAAAACGTGAAGATGCACTTGAGTGCTTTAAGAGGTCTTTTAAAATAAACAGAAATGACTATGCCAACTTTAACATCGGCATTTTGGAATATGAACTGAATGGATGTGTACCTGATGAGTTCAAAAAGCCATTGAAAATATCAAAAAGCCAGCTGATTAAAAAGGCATCTGTCCTCAATCAGGCCGGTGAATTCAGTCTTGCTTTAACATGCCTTGATGAGTATTTTGAAAATCAGTTTTTTGTGGATGAGATATATATCAAAGCATTGAAATTGAGATTATCTCTTCTAAAAGCTTTAGAAATGGATACTGATGATTGTGAACGGTTAATTTTTTCTTTAAATAAATATTTTAATAGATGA
- a CDS encoding SseB family protein: MDESELEKLKKESEVDNSRLEEIMTREITPEMQMEFFEVLKESRLFMPVTFSENIFKGIENAKEGDVIESNGSAGFDINYLTDNDGNRAVPLFTSSEKIEETGIRSSVYVLYMSDLAEMLKQTDRYTTVAINPLTDHDIFIPIEGFLSIFHEISEDEEKFMKSISELLEVLEKHSVELEENSTLILRNDENLMVENAEDGVFTARVPFYASSNPKYREDLKYTNILLMPKSKKILPLGPDRELDIVIAPGTQFKLEDQLDEFTSLWMCGDQPFYND, encoded by the coding sequence ATGGATGAATCAGAATTGGAAAAGCTAAAAAAGGAATCTGAAGTGGACAATTCACGTCTTGAGGAGATAATGACTCGTGAGATAACACCTGAAATGCAGATGGAATTTTTTGAAGTACTTAAGGAGTCCCGACTTTTCATGCCTGTGACCTTCAGCGAAAACATCTTCAAAGGCATTGAAAATGCAAAGGAAGGGGATGTTATTGAAAGTAACGGATCTGCAGGCTTTGACATCAACTATCTGACAGACAATGATGGAAACAGGGCTGTGCCTCTTTTTACAAGCAGCGAAAAAATAGAGGAAACTGGAATCAGAAGCTCAGTATATGTGCTGTACATGTCTGATCTGGCAGAAATGCTAAAACAGACTGACAGATACACTACAGTTGCCATAAATCCCCTGACAGACCATGACATCTTCATTCCTATTGAAGGATTTCTCTCAATATTTCATGAGATTTCCGAAGATGAGGAAAAATTCATGAAATCAATCAGTGAGCTTCTTGAGGTTCTTGAAAAACATTCCGTAGAACTTGAGGAAAACTCAACACTTATACTTAGAAATGATGAGAATCTGATGGTTGAAAATGCAGAAGATGGAGTTTTCACTGCAAGAGTGCCGTTCTATGCAAGCAGCAATCCGAAATATCGTGAGGATTTGAAATATACAAATATTCTTCTCATGCCAAAATCCAAAAAAATCCTGCCGCTGGGACCTGACCGTGAACTGGACATAGTTATAGCTCCAGGAACACAGTTTAAGCTTGAAGACCAGCTTGATGAGTTTACAAGCCTATGGATGTGCGGTGACCAGCCATTTTATAATGACTGA